The following coding sequences are from one Terriglobales bacterium window:
- the selB gene encoding selenocysteine-specific translation elongation factor: MKSVIVGTAGHIDHGKTALVKALTGIDADRLQEEKRRGITIDLGFAHLELPGPQGERLRLGFVDVPGHERFVRNMLAGVGGIDLVLLVIAADEGIKPQTREHFDICRLLDIRRGLTVLTKADLVDRETLEVVRLEVEEFLRGSFLDPAAAPIVPVSALTGAGLDELRRELARAAAAAAAKDSAAPFRLPIDRVFTMKGFGTVVTGTLVSGSVKKEEEVELFPAGQRLRVRGIQVHNASAEQAIAGERTALNLAGVEKEQLARGMTLAAPGLFRPTRRLDVSLALLPSARPLKDRARVHFHAYTAEIVAEVVLHGARQLEPGGSGFAQLRLAAPILLLPGDRFILRQFSPVVTIGGGVVLDAEPLPKQEDRAQLLATLAAGDPAEMVVARLARRGLQGLELRDLAAEMGWPQERALAVVGPLEAVHRIVRHGDHLTDVPAYAAARKLVQNAVAEFHARNPLVAGISKEDLRVRCGLPVAVFQGVLEALVRQGAIEIQGEQVRLAGRSVVLKDEEAEAKLIIERAFSQAGLKVPFLKDVLAALPVDRARAQKIVTLLLRDKVLVKLTEELVFHRDALAELRRMMAAAKATTPKLNVAQFKDLTGITRKYAIPLLEWLDRERVTRRVGDERVIL, translated from the coding sequence CACATCGACCATGGGAAGACCGCCTTAGTCAAAGCCCTGACCGGCATCGACGCCGACCGCCTGCAAGAAGAAAAGCGCCGCGGCATCACCATCGACCTGGGCTTCGCCCACCTGGAATTGCCCGGCCCGCAGGGCGAGCGCTTGCGCCTGGGCTTTGTGGACGTCCCCGGACACGAGCGCTTCGTGCGCAACATGCTGGCTGGCGTGGGCGGCATCGACCTGGTCCTGCTGGTCATCGCCGCCGACGAGGGCATCAAGCCCCAGACCCGCGAGCACTTCGATATCTGCCGCCTGCTCGACATCCGCCGCGGCCTCACCGTGCTCACCAAGGCCGACCTGGTGGACCGCGAGACCCTGGAGGTGGTCCGCCTGGAGGTGGAGGAGTTCCTGCGCGGCTCCTTCCTGGATCCGGCCGCCGCCCCCATCGTCCCGGTCAGCGCCCTGACCGGCGCCGGGCTGGACGAGTTGCGGCGCGAGCTGGCGCGCGCCGCCGCCGCAGCCGCCGCCAAGGACTCCGCCGCTCCCTTCCGTCTGCCCATCGACCGCGTCTTCACCATGAAGGGCTTCGGCACGGTGGTGACCGGCACCCTGGTCTCGGGCTCGGTGAAGAAGGAAGAGGAGGTCGAGCTCTTCCCTGCCGGACAGCGGCTGCGGGTGCGCGGCATCCAGGTGCACAACGCGTCCGCGGAGCAGGCGATTGCGGGCGAGCGCACCGCGCTGAACCTGGCCGGCGTGGAGAAGGAGCAGTTGGCCCGCGGCATGACCCTGGCCGCTCCCGGGCTCTTCCGCCCCACCCGGCGCTTGGACGTCTCGCTGGCGCTGCTGCCTTCGGCGCGGCCGCTCAAGGACCGCGCCCGCGTCCACTTCCACGCCTACACCGCCGAGATCGTGGCCGAAGTCGTGTTGCACGGGGCGCGGCAACTGGAGCCTGGGGGCTCGGGTTTCGCGCAGCTTCGGCTCGCCGCACCCATCCTGCTGCTGCCCGGCGACCGCTTCATCCTGCGCCAGTTCTCCCCGGTGGTGACCATCGGCGGTGGGGTGGTGCTCGACGCCGAGCCGCTGCCCAAACAGGAGGACCGCGCCCAGCTCCTCGCCACCCTGGCCGCCGGCGACCCCGCCGAGATGGTGGTCGCGCGCCTGGCCCGGCGCGGACTGCAAGGCCTGGAGCTGCGCGACCTGGCGGCGGAGATGGGCTGGCCACAGGAGCGCGCCCTCGCGGTGGTGGGCCCGCTGGAAGCCGTCCATCGCATCGTTCGCCACGGCGACCACCTCACCGACGTGCCCGCCTACGCCGCCGCCCGCAAGCTGGTGCAGAACGCCGTCGCCGAGTTCCACGCCCGCAACCCCCTGGTCGCCGGCATCAGCAAGGAAGACCTGCGCGTGCGCTGCGGCCTCCCCGTGGCCGTCTTCCAGGGAGTGCTGGAAGCGCTGGTGCGCCAAGGGGCCATCGAGATCCAGGGCGAGCAGGTGCGCCTGGCGGGCCGCAGCGTCGTGCTCAAGGACGAAGAAGCCGAAGCCAAGCTGATCATCGAGCGCGCCTTCTCCCAGGCCGGGCTGAAGGTGCCCTTCCTCAAGGACGTGCTGGCGGCCCTGCCGGTAGACCGCGCCCGCGCCCAGAAGATCGTCACCCTGCTGCTGCGCGACAAGGTGCTGGTCAAGCTCACCGAGGAGCTGGTCTTCCACCGCGACGCCCTGGCCGAATTGCGCCGCATGATGGCCGCGGCCAAGGCCACCACGCCCAAGCTCAACGTCGCCCAGTTCAAGGACCTGACCGGCATCACCCGCAAGTACGCCATCCCCCTGCTGGAATGGCTGGACCGCGAGCGCGTCACCCGCCGCGTGGGCGACGAGCGGGTGATTCTCTAA